Proteins encoded together in one Halothermothrix orenii H 168 window:
- a CDS encoding ParB/RepB/Spo0J family partition protein, with product MGRWYTMDFARIPLDKIKIDKNQSRQEFDAEGIKQLARSIDEVGQLQPVIVKKNGDEYRLVAGERRYRAVKKSSSREKIAALILKEDTGESLLKQIQLIENLQREDLNPLERALSIKRFIDENNLTKKEASKKLGVPRTTLTEWLNILEVPPRYREEVIDEDSPLTLSHISIAKALASRTGDPTKLKQLLDVVLKYNLNRKETKESVNLYRKYLHMPMDEAVSVILLRRERQKLSDRLREEDGSGRGNPNPFNRLLKSFNKTGQTMEEVMEKAGVPDEDIKESLIDEFLYIYQLMEIMVPELKNKKVADLIEGIRKNNSL from the coding sequence ATGGGAAGGTGGTATACCATGGATTTTGCCCGGATTCCCCTGGATAAGATTAAGATAGATAAAAATCAGTCCCGTCAGGAGTTTGATGCAGAGGGCATAAAACAACTGGCCCGGTCTATCGATGAAGTGGGGCAGCTCCAGCCTGTAATCGTTAAAAAGAACGGGGATGAATACAGGCTTGTTGCTGGAGAAAGGCGTTATCGGGCTGTTAAAAAATCAAGTAGTCGGGAGAAAATAGCTGCCCTGATTTTAAAAGAAGATACGGGAGAGTCGTTGTTAAAACAAATTCAGCTTATTGAAAACCTGCAGCGGGAAGATTTAAATCCCCTGGAGAGGGCCCTTTCAATAAAGAGGTTTATAGATGAAAATAACCTTACCAAGAAGGAAGCCAGCAAAAAGCTGGGGGTTCCCCGGACAACCCTGACCGAGTGGCTAAATATCCTGGAAGTACCCCCTAGATATCGGGAAGAGGTAATAGATGAAGATTCTCCCCTTACCTTATCCCATATAAGTATTGCCAAAGCCCTGGCCAGTCGGACCGGTGACCCAACCAAATTGAAACAGTTACTGGATGTAGTTCTTAAATATAATTTGAATCGTAAGGAAACCAAAGAGAGTGTTAACCTCTACCGAAAGTATCTTCATATGCCCATGGATGAAGCTGTCAGTGTTATTTTGCTGAGGCGGGAAAGACAGAAGTTATCTGATCGGCTTAGAGAAGAGGATGGGTCTGGCCGTGGGAACCCTAATCCCTTTAACAGGTTATTAAAATCCTTTAACAAAACAGGTCAAACCATGGAAGAAGTTATGGAAAAAGCAGGGGTTCCCGATGAAGATATTAAGGAAAGCCTGATTGATGAGTTTCTATATATTTATCAGCTTATGGAGATTATGGTACCGGAATTGAAAAACAAAAAGGTAGCAGACCTTATTGAGGGTATCAGGAAGAATAATAGTTTATGA
- the murB gene encoding UDP-N-acetylmuramate dehydrogenase produces the protein MSINNKLLDILKEINGLEVKKGIPLKQYTSFKIGGPAELFLVPSNITALKKAVKILFNNNLPYFVLGRGSNIIVSDKGYNGVVIYLGKLDKITVEETRVTSECGVTLARLAGRVAEAGLTGLEFASGIPGSLGGALYMNAGAYGGEMKDVVKEVVVVDKTGKEISIKAPELKFSYRHSVLQEKHYIAVKAVLELKKGNREKIKTRMKELNEKRKQKQPLEWPSAGSAFKRPEGYYAGKLIEDAGLKGLRVGDAQVSTKHAGFIINLGEATASDVRKLMNKIQQKVYDKNGVLLEPEPKFIGDFE, from the coding sequence ATGTCCATCAATAACAAGTTATTAGATATATTAAAAGAAATTAATGGCCTTGAAGTCAAAAAAGGGATCCCATTAAAACAATACACATCATTTAAAATAGGGGGTCCAGCGGAACTCTTTCTGGTACCATCAAATATTACTGCCCTCAAAAAGGCAGTAAAAATCCTTTTTAATAATAACTTACCTTATTTCGTACTGGGCCGGGGCAGTAATATTATCGTCAGTGACAAAGGTTATAATGGAGTTGTTATTTATCTCGGCAAACTTGATAAAATTACAGTTGAGGAAACCCGGGTTACTTCTGAATGTGGGGTTACCCTGGCCCGCCTGGCGGGACGGGTTGCCGAGGCAGGGCTTACAGGACTGGAGTTTGCCAGTGGAATACCCGGCTCCCTGGGTGGAGCCCTTTACATGAATGCCGGGGCTTACGGTGGAGAAATGAAAGATGTTGTAAAGGAAGTAGTAGTCGTTGATAAAACCGGAAAAGAGATTAGTATCAAAGCACCGGAACTTAAATTTTCTTACCGCCACAGCGTCCTCCAGGAAAAACACTATATAGCTGTCAAAGCTGTTCTTGAATTAAAAAAAGGTAACAGGGAAAAAATAAAAACCAGAATGAAGGAACTGAATGAAAAACGAAAACAAAAACAACCCCTGGAGTGGCCCAGTGCCGGAAGTGCTTTTAAACGTCCTGAAGGCTATTACGCCGGAAAACTTATCGAAGACGCCGGCTTAAAGGGCCTGAGGGTAGGGGATGCCCAGGTGTCTACCAAACATGCCGGATTTATTATCAACCTGGGAGAAGCCACCGCAAGCGATGTCAGGAAGTTAATGAATAAAATTCAGCAGAAAGTATATGACAAAAACGGGGTTCTTCTGGAACCTGAACCTAAATTTATCGGTGATTTTGAATAA